In the genome of Streptomyces pactum, one region contains:
- a CDS encoding DUF2867 domain-containing protein — protein sequence MRLPKTAHTTRPWRIHEIAPDFRVEDVWALPTPGGPDDLDRLVRQMAGGDEIENVVVRTLFTVRWKLGEVLGWDDSEEGVGGRVPSLRDRLPDDLRAVPGPDMRSYPFTSVYQTRDEWVAELANRTVHTLMHIGWVRDGRDGYHAQMTALVKPNGLLGEAYMAGILPFRYALVYPRVLDTIGRRWRAGAEP from the coding sequence GTGCGGCTCCCGAAGACCGCGCACACCACGCGGCCCTGGCGGATCCACGAGATCGCCCCCGACTTCAGGGTCGAGGACGTGTGGGCGCTGCCGACGCCCGGGGGTCCGGACGACCTCGACCGGCTGGTGCGGCAGATGGCCGGCGGCGACGAGATCGAGAACGTCGTCGTGCGCACCCTCTTCACGGTCCGCTGGAAGCTGGGGGAGGTGCTCGGCTGGGACGACTCCGAGGAGGGGGTCGGCGGGCGGGTGCCGTCGCTGCGCGACCGGCTGCCCGACGACCTGCGCGCGGTCCCCGGGCCGGACATGCGCAGCTACCCGTTCACGTCGGTCTACCAGACCCGCGACGAATGGGTGGCGGAGCTGGCCAACCGGACCGTGCACACGCTGATGCACATCGGCTGGGTCCGGGACGGCAGGGACGGCTACCACGCCCAGATGACCGCGCTGGTGAAGCCCAATGGCCTGCTGGGGGAGGCCTACATGGCCGGCATCCTGCCGTTCCGGTACGCGCTGGTGTACCCGCGCGTGCTGGACACCATCGGCCGCAGGTGGAGAGCGGGGGCCGAACCGTGA